The Poecilia reticulata strain Guanapo linkage group LG1, Guppy_female_1.0+MT, whole genome shotgun sequence DNA window AAAGAACTAAGAACTCTgactattttaatatttcacataTTCATGAAAATGCGCTTAACCCTGAAGACGTTTTTTTAGCATAACAgtcttttcaaaacttttttttagaaacattcgTGTAATCAATAATCCAGAAACAAAAGATATCTATTTTCTAAGTTAACTGTACTGGTGGCTAGTTGGAAGGTAAGCGGGACAAAATTAGCAACATTGAATTTGGAACCCAGAGTTCCTCCTACAAATCTACAATGAGCATGCGCAAACCCTCCGTAGGTTACACGAGTTTATTTTCAGCCTTGTACTTCTAGACTGACTGAGAAGGCGTATTTAGCTTTGTGCTCATTTAACAATATAGTTTCTGGCTCTACTTATTTCAAGCGTCATTGGAGGAAGCTCAAAAATATCCAGGTTGGGAATTTTGGTGGTGACATGTCGCTGCGTGTTTTGTCAGTATTTCCAAGCGGCGACGGAGTGGCCAAGCCAGGCTAGCCGGGCTAACAAGCTATCAGCTAACAGCGTTAGCCTCATCTCTGCCTTAGCTGGACGCAGAGTGGTGATGACGCAGTATATAACTTCTTTGTTCGTTTCTGAAATACGGGATatatgaaatgtaaaagaatAGTTACAAAAGAGTAAGGCTTCAAAGCAAAGACTGAGCTAGGAGCCATAGCTAACATGAGCTACTTTTGTGCGCTTGTTGCTATGCGAGTTAATTGactcttgtaattttattcagGTCTAGTTTGTCCATAACAAACGAACTGTTGTAAATTTGTGCTGAAATGCAGCATTGAGGctagttttttgtgtgtaatttggAACCTTTATTTTTGCAACGCGGCGGTCATATTATTTTTGGCCGACATGGCAGCCAGCGGATTCTCTGACCTAAGAGAGAAGCTAAAGTCCATGACTCCGCACCGGGACGACTACGGGAACAAATACCGAGCGAGCAACGGCAGCGGGAAGGGTCGAAAGCGGAAGTATCGAGAGTCGGACGACGATGAATACGAGCACAGCGACGATAGTTCTGACCTCCGGGAGCAAGAAGCCCGCCGGGTCAGGAGTAGCGTTGTACAGCTGAGCATATTCACCCCGGAGGAGTGCGCCCGCATCGAGGAGATGATCGATGAAGTAGTGGCCAAAGCAGAGGCTGGACTGTATCGGGAGCACACGGTGGATAGAGCGCCCCTCCGGAACAAGTACTTCTTTGGCGAGGGGTACACGTACGGAGCCCAGCTGGAGAAGCGCGGACCGGGTCAAGAGCGGCTGTACCGCAAAGGAGAGGTAGACGAAATCCCTAGCTGGGTTCATGAGCTGGTGATCAACCGGCTGGTGTCCAACGGGGTGATCCCCGAGGGTTTCGTCAACAGTGCGGTCATCAATGATTATCAGCCAGGTGGATGCATCGTGTCCCACGTGGATCCCCTGCACATCTTTGCACGGCCCATTGTGTCTGTGTCCTTCTTCAGTGACAGCGCGCTGTGCTTTGGTTGTCGCTTCCAATTCAAACCCATCCGGGTGTCAGAGCCGGTGTTTGTCCTGCCTGTGAGGAGAGGGAGCGTCACAGTACTGAGGTGAGCAGCTCACCTCATTTATCAGATGTCTTCATGTATTGTGtctggcaaaagtattcatatcccttttttcatttttgtccacTTAGTTAGAACCACAGATTATGTATTTCATTGAGATGTTAggtgttgaatttattttgcaaaaagtcAGTACAGGGAAAACTTCATACATAATTATGGAATTAATGTCTTAATTTCTTTTGTCGGAGCGGAATAGAAAACTATTTGgttcttattttctttagaaatatcatgatttttaaacaaatgttttcttctcaggGTAGAGGGGAAGAAAATTGATGTCAGAGTTCCTTATGAatttcttttgacatttttggtcTATAAAGTTACAACAGTCATAGTTTCTTTTAAGATGGACAATTTAATCCcattagtctttttatttttcacaacgTAGCATCAggccttttttctgttttttttttatataggcGCGGTATGTTTGTGATtaccttgatttttttgtttgcacattAGCTACACCCTATACCAAACTAACTTTTAACTGCATAAAatagatgttgtttttttggaggCTACAGAACTTTCAGTCTCTATGAAAAATGCCACAAGAGGCATTCCATCAGTCTGGTTATTGTGTATTGTTTAATAATCAAATTTAGtagatttatattttcttctttggaTTTTTAATCTTACTAAAATACAATGACATTTGCGATTGTAATgtgacaatgtggaaaaaatttaTACTTTTCCGCGACACAGTTGATCAGAGCAGATTTCGTggtaacaaaaatgtttttctttcatttgtagTGGCTATGCTGCTGATGACATCACTCATTGCATCAGACCTCAGGACATCAAGGAGAGACGTGCAGTAATCATCCTCAGAAAGTGAGTCGGTGTTCTAGTTTTAAAAGGCACCATTTGTTCGGGTCAAATGGGCTTTCATTCAAATCTTTATCTTTTGTCAGAACTAAACCTGATGCACCTCGTTTGGACTCAGACAGCCCTTTAAGTTCGTCTCCTGCCCTGAGATCTGCTCCTCTAAAAGCCAAACGCTCTCATCGAAAAGCAGATCCGGATGCTGCTCACAGGTATTTACACCCACTTATCCAGGTGATCTCTATGAAGGACTGCAAGGATGAAAATAGTTCGCAAATTTCTACCCTGATAAATACCTTTGAAATGAGCAGTTTTGTTATCCCTGtacttcaattcaaattcaattgaACAATAATTTACTGATCCCaaagtgaaatgaaatattGGTGTAACTCATTTAAGTAAAGACCTACTGTAGATAGTGGTGGTTGTTGGCAAGAAAGATCTCTTGCAGTGGCAAATCTGAAGAACCCCCTGACTGAAAACACTCCATTTGCCCAAGACAGTTTAGTATAGAGGATgatcagggttgtccataattttcttgattttatgaagaatccttcttctttgcatcatcatctccagagATTCCACAATTGTCCCAGGACAGAACCAACCTTCTTTATCAGGCTGTTGAACCTTTTTAGGTctctggctctgatgctgctgctccaacagatgacagcagcagagatgatgcTCTCAACACTCTCTgcagaagatctgcagcatcttgctgcaaaTCTTGAAGGATCTTAGCTTCCTCAGGAagtccagtctgctctgtcccttATTATAGACTggtcattgttttgtttacatttaagatGAGATGATTGTTCACACCATGACACAAAGCAGTCCACCAGCTCTCTGTACTCAGTCTATTGTCCATTTCTGACTCACCCACCAGCTGCAGAGTCTATTGTAATTCAACGAATGTGATTGTTGAGGCCTCCACTTGTGCCTTCTGGAGTTGGATAAAGCGGATCAGGCTGaattgtgttaaatgttctagaaaaatcaaaaaacatgaTCCTCACAGTGCAGATGACAGTGGGTTTGTTGAAGCAGGTGTATGATGGCGTCTCAAAGCAGACAAGCACATATCAGGGGGTCTTGGTATGTGCTTGTCTGCTGACTGAGGTGGGCCTTCATTATGTTTGTTGTCAGGGCAACAGGTCTATAATCGTTGTGATTGTGATTATTTATGTTGAGtagatttgatcaaatgtagagataaaacaaataaaaataaattaaggcATTTTTAAGAATCTTATAATGAACTGTATTTCCATTACTTGATATTTTAACCATTTGGCCGAGTTGATTCCTGTGAAATGTTAGAGATCAACTCCAGATCAAACCAAAAGAACTGAGAGGTCTACTGGTAGATATGATTTATTATTTGCATAGTCACATGTCTTTATTCTACACAATGAATGGAAGtgtaaaatttataaaaattataaGTTTTCAGTTTGGGTTTGTGCAAATTGGTTCTTTTTATGGCCGAAACAAAGTGTAACAAGTGGCCAAAGTACAAAGGTACAAAGtaacagttttctttaaaaccactgttttcagtcattttagattttttttttgtaaggtaaggtaattttatttatatagcacatgttcagcaacaaggcaactCAAAGTGCTTGTGAAGGCTATAATCCATATAAACGCATTCCTATAAAGTTTGTTTCAATTCTGCATACAAATGTAATCCAGTTATACTGAAGGATCGTTGGAGTAGATTCCAGATTTTAGCTGGGTGAGGAAAAACTTGGTTGGTGATGATGTATAGGGTTTGACGGATTACCTTGTACCTGTGCAGTAGGGAAATGTTCTTAACCCGAgtacaaaaataagtttgttaaagatgtattttaaaggaaaaaagttaTCCAAACTAATTTGCCcttgtgttaaaaacacaaggTTCAAGGGTTCATGATTCAACCTTGTTCAATCATGAATAAATTAATCTgcatttttggttcagtttcttgAGCCCACAGCATTGATCAAGTGATTTCCTGTGTAGAATCAAAGAAATCACTTGAATAGAACCTGATTGATAACTTGTAGAAAATGGGTAATTTCTTTCgatatttttaaagtgcataTATCCTGgtaaacctttttttatatattggtAATCTAAATGTATCATCATTTAAGGTACTATGCTGAACTGTCCTGAGTATGACAAAAGTAGATCAACAtgtacctttttttcccctgcaaaCCAGGCCAAGGGTTCTGGAGATGGATAAGGAGGAGAATAGACATCCTTCGCTGTCCCGCCACCGTCACCATAGCGCCAGCTCAGAGAACTACCGGAGACGTGATGAAGACCTCGACAAACACCAGGAGAGCTCAGGGCGCAAAGTCAAAATGAGGCGCCACTGACTGCCTCTTTTACAGGCACGCTCACATACTAAAATATCCCTACTCCTTTATATGTATGTCAGTATTGTAACTTTATTTGATCAGTTATTATTTTAACGGTCCAGTGTATTCTGGTTCAAGAACAACCATTAggtttcagttttgatttgagTCAAGAAAAGCTTGAGTGTACTGGCTTTTCTGCTGCTTATAATAGACCGTAACTTGCTCACTACAGTAAAAGTCTGTTGTTAAACAGTTTAGttagtttaaattaaacatttctttatgttAATAGAAGAGCAGAAAAGGCATGTATTTTTTCTACCTTGAGAATTGAAAAGAACATGTACGTATGAACTTGTACAAAAGAATCCCAACCTGTAATCTAACTTCATAATGTACAATACGTTAATGTACAGTCTTTATTTGGAGGGCTTTTATGAAGactgattctttatttttgtgttctcAACATATACATTTCAAATCTATTACTTTTGTCAGTAGGCAATGTCAGATCTTCACTTTTTGTTCAGATTTGCAGTTAAGATTTCAGTAACAGGCAAGTCCATCCTTGCTGTTTAGTGGAAGTGGTGCAGGAGCAAAACAAATGCTTCATGGAAGGCTGCCACATTTCACTGTCCTGTCTCAGTATAAGGTTGCTGTGTCATTTGACATGAACCATGTCATTCCTGTTCcgtaataaaattactttttcctcattttgccGTTTGAATTTTACTTGGTATGTTATTTGTATGTTTCCTATCTGAAAACGAATTGGTGAAGAAATTGCATTTTCACAAGCTCACTTGCAGTTTGCTGTGTAAACAAACATCTGTTTATTACTGATACCCGTATTTGGAAAAGGTGCAACTTAGTCTAGGTTAGTCTAGAGttacacatgaaaaaaaatctcaggtCACTGG harbors:
- the alkbh5 gene encoding RNA demethylase ALKBH5, translating into MAASGFSDLREKLKSMTPHRDDYGNKYRASNGSGKGRKRKYRESDDDEYEHSDDSSDLREQEARRVRSSVVQLSIFTPEECARIEEMIDEVVAKAEAGLYREHTVDRAPLRNKYFFGEGYTYGAQLEKRGPGQERLYRKGEVDEIPSWVHELVINRLVSNGVIPEGFVNSAVINDYQPGGCIVSHVDPLHIFARPIVSVSFFSDSALCFGCRFQFKPIRVSEPVFVLPVRRGSVTVLSGYAADDITHCIRPQDIKERRAVIILRKTKPDAPRLDSDSPLSSSPALRSAPLKAKRSHRKADPDAAHRPRVLEMDKEENRHPSLSRHRHHSASSENYRRRDEDLDKHQESSGRKVKMRRH